In the genome of Arachis hypogaea cultivar Tifrunner chromosome 9, arahy.Tifrunner.gnm2.J5K5, whole genome shotgun sequence, the window tactgagtttctggcacagtttttacaaactGCTGGCAGAATACgtgataaggaggtagatcaggatgtctacagactattattgtttccatttactgtgaaagatcaagctaagaggtggttaaataaccaacccacagcaagcataaaaacatggaaatagctgtcagaaaaatttctgaatcaatattttcctccaaaaaggatgacacagctaaggctggacatccaaggcttcaaacaaggagatgatgaatctctttatgatgcttgggagaggtacagagagatgctaaggaaatgtccatctgaaatgttttcagaatgggtgtagttagacatcttttactatgggcttacagaaaaagctcagttatctctagaccactcagctggtggatctatacacatgagaaagacgattgaaaaagctcaagagcttatagatacagttgccagaaattagcatctgtacttaagaagtgagtcctccagaacaagttgctgaactcaaccaGCAATTACTCactctaacaaaacagttagcagaatttaaagagatgttacAGGATACTCAAGATGCTAATAAGAATATGGAAGCAAAACTTGACCAGAGAAAACAACaattatctaaacaaataacaaaagaatgTCAAgatgttcaattaaggagtggaaaaacattaaatacatcaactcaaagcaacagaaagtcaagaaagaacaactgacagaggacgAGCAGaatgctatccaaaatccctctgaggacagtaagagcccagagaggaatgattctggcgttcaaacaccagaaaagggtgaaaagttggcgtcaaacgccaattccatgtccagttctggcgttcaaacaccagaaaagggtaggAATTTAGCATTAAACACCCATTCCTCCTCCTATCCTGGTGTTCAAAcaccaatgaggaatcagacacctacaagtgctgataataactcattcaagaaggcttctcaacctgcctctgtaggaaataaacctgcagcaactaaggttgaagaatataaagccaaattaccttatcctcagaaactccaccaagcagaacaggataaacaatttgtccgctttgcagactatctcaggactcttgaaataaagattccgtttgcagagacacttgagcaaataccctcttatgctaagttcatgaaagagatcttaagccataagaaggattagagagaaactgaaaaagttttcctcactgaagaatgcagtacagtcattctcaaaagcttaccagagaagcttaaggaacCCGGAAGCTTTACGATACcttgcacattagagggtacttgtaccaaaacagctctatgtgatcttggggcaagtatcaacctaatccctgcatccactatcagaaagcttggcttgactgaagaggtcaaaccaacttGGATCTGTCTTCAATTTGCTGATGGCTcaattaaatatccatcaggcataattgaggacatgattgtcaaggttggaccatttgcctttcccactgactttgtagtactggaaatggaggagcacaagagtgcaactctcattctaggaaaacctttcctagtaactggacgaaccctcattgacgttcaaaaaggagaattaaccctgagagtcaatgaggatgagtttaagttgtgttgtcaaagctatgcagcatccagacacatcaagcgactgcatgagtgttgatattattgactccctggtagaggagattaatatggctgagagtctcgaatcagagctagaggacatctttaaagatgttcagcctgacctggaggaaccagagaaaatagaAGCACCTCTGATAACTCCTCAAGAAGAGAAGAAGCcttctaaacccgagctcaaaccattaccaccctccctgaaatatgcgtttctgggagagaATGGTAcctttcctgtgatcataagctctgccttagagccacaggaggagaaagcactacttcatgtgctaaggacacacaagacagctcttggatggtccataagtgatcttaagggaatTAGCTCTTGGAtagtttatacgctttttggcattgtttttaggtagtttttagtatgttttaattagtttttagtatatttttattagtttttaagcaaaaatcacatttttggactttactatgagtttgtgtatttttctgtgatttcaggtattttttggctgaaattgaggaacctgagcaaaaatctgatttagaggctgaagaagggctgaagatgctgttggattctgacctccctgcactcaaagtggattttctggagctacagaactccaattggcgcgctcttaattgcgttggaaggtagacatcaagggctttccagtaatatataatagtccatactttgtgtaagttttgatgatgtaaaatggcgtcaaaacgccagctctctgcccttttctggcgttaaaatgccagaactagcataaaagttggagttaaacgcccaaactggcaccaaagctggcgtttaactccaggaacagtctatgcacgtgaaagcttcaatacttagccccagcacacaccaagtgggtcctagaagtggatttatgcattatctatcttagtttactcatttgctataaacctaggctactagtttagtataaaaactacttttagagatttattttgtacctcatgacatttacacatttacattgtatctctatggcatgagtctctaaactccatttttgggggtgaggagctctgctgtgtctcgatggattaattcaattaccactgttttctattcaatcacacttgtttccattctaagatattcattcgcacttaaacatgatgaatgtgatgatccgtgacactcatcaccattctcaacttatgaacgtgtgcctgacaactacctccgttctatcttagattgaatgtgtatctcttgggttcctggttcatgaATTTGAgtacctctcctgacaacagagtgttTGAATTCGTACattcagagtcttcgtggtataagctagaattattggcggccattcctgagatccggaaagtctaaaccttgtctgtagtattccgagtaggatctgggaagggatgactgtgacaagcttcaaactcgcaagtgttgggcgtagtgacaaacgcaaaaggatcactagattctattccaacatgatcgagaaccgacagatgattatctgTGCGGTGACAGAGCAcatggaccgttttcactgagaggatgggaagtagccattgacaatggtgacaccctacatacagcttgccatggaaggaaccttgcgtgtgtgaagaagaagactgtaggaaagcagagattcagagacagagcatctccaaaactccaacatattctccattattgaatcacaagtaccttttatttcatgttcttttaataTATTGCAAACAAAAACCCTTttcatcattaatctcctgactaagagttacaaggtaaccatagcttgcttcaagccgacaatctccgtgggatcgacccttactcacgtaagatattacttggacgacccagtgcacttgctggttagttgtacagaattgcaagtgtgattgcaatttcgtgcaccaccaggCGTGGCGGTGGCTGAAGCTTCATCGACGGTGACTTGGCAGTGGCCTGAACAGCGATGGCAAGGTATGAACGGCAGCTACTGGGTGACACTGGCTCCGACGGCGCGCAAGtctttttcctcctcctctctttAATCACGTCACTCCCTCTCTCCGCGGCGGTGTCACAGCAGTAGTGATGAGCTTCAGCAGCGGCGAATTGCTGGCGACGGAGGTCTGGCAGTGGCGAACGACTTCTACTCGGCAGACTCAACGGCGTCTGGTACAGTGGCGGCATCTCCCCTTTCTCCATCGTAGGCTCTCTCGTTCCTCTCTCACTCTCCCTCAGCTGACTAGTCGATAGTGACGGCGACGCGGGTTCAAAACAGCGATGCCTCTCCTTCGACACGGTTGGACAGCAACGCGACACGGCGCAGTGAGCAGCGGTGAGGCAGCAGCAcggtcttctctctcttctccttcctcagctctcccccctctctcttctctgtGTGACCTGACGGCGTGACAGCAGTGACATCCGCTGGTGACGCCCTCACTCTTCTCTCCCCTTCTCCTTCCTTCCTCGGTCCCCCttccttcttcccctttctttctttttgtttcctttttgaaGTTGTTGCTGTGTGTGTAAAGAAGAGTGTAGTGCGTTGTGTGTGTGTTGTGCTGAGTGAGGAGAGTGGTGGCAGGTGTGGATGAGGTGAGTGTGTGGTTAGAAATTAGTGTTAGGAATAGTTtagtaattttgaataaaattatgggtaatagagtaattgaaaatttattttaatccaacaataatatttataaaaatattatctaatTATCAAATTACGATTTATTTTCGAATTAATACTCAAATACAagaattaaagataatataattaattttctttattcataaaaattaatgtatcaaattataaaaatatcaattatttagattaaatcatataaaatttttattattttataattatcaactttataatttaaatatagagaataattcaataattataaaattagataaaattctaatttaaatagccaaacctcattattttcgaattttcaaaactttaaatcataaataggaaaataatccataagtatagagtttggataaaaaccttaatttatttcaaatccaattaattgcctttaattattttcaataaaaataatttctgaaattaaaactataaataaatatataatttgagattgattcaaaataggacttttcaaaagtcttgggtcttacaaataaaaaaattcattttgtaTCTCCTATATATGATAGATTAagtgaaaatatttatttaaataatcaacaagtACACCGTCAACTTGATAACTTAGTTtaagtaacaaaaaaatttaacaaaaaaataatttatttagatatttttagtaaataaaaacataaatattttgcTACTTAATTAGGTTTACTACAAATTGTTAATAAccttaattaataactaaattaataaatatatgctTAATAATaacttaaactaaaaaaaaaactaacctaAACAAATATTTAACTAACATCCATTTTAAATTATGCCTAACATCGTATTCTAGCATTTAAACCAATCATAACTATATATTTATTCACCTAACATATACTACATATTACCTCTATAAAAGTACCATAATTATAGCAACACATCTATGCTTTAACataaccataaaataaaaaacaacaccAACCTCAAAGTCGGCTGCCCCTGTAATGTGCAAAATCACGTTCAGTTTCTTAATATCTCCATCGTGATTATCAGCGCACGCCATATTCTTCAAGTAATTCGGAAATGTGATTAAAAAAGAGTAAAAGTgggagaaaaaattaaaaaaggaaagTCAAaaggtctatatatatatatatatatatatatatatatatatatatatatatatatatataggcatcCGCTTCTCTTActtgtttacagtataaacaaaataagataatatgtatctcgtttacacggtaaacgagataagagcATTATATAACACGTGTATAAAACGTGGTACGACCATGTGGTTCCATGTATTATAAATGAGATACATATTATCTTATATCGTTTACacagtaaacgagataagagatgtaatattttttgataaaaacaCTCCAAAATATATATTtcggtaattaaaatatttattttatttatttaaaaaaaaattaattaaaaaattatactataaataaaaataaaatataataatataaatatgcatgatgtagttaaaaattttactttttcttttttaatcctACTCTTAAAATTTTCtatcctattttcttttaatttttatctaattctctattttttttatgcaaattcgGATCACACTCTTTGTTAGATAACCGTTGATTGAAGGTTCATCATCCTCCTTTTACAAACTAATCCAACTTGATATTCAGGTTGACTCTTATGAAGGGAGACAGTTATTGACTCAGAAACCTAATACAATAAATCTGTATATACAAATAGAGAATATAAATAATTAACCAGTTTTTTTCTTCTCATCTTACTCTCGCCATTCTCTATGTATATAATAATTGGATTCGGAAAGGGTCACGCCTGCCTGCTGGAAGATAAATATAATGTTAAATGTTAACAATAATGCAATGTATGCTATTTATTGACTCAGACATGTGATATGATAAATCTATGTACAATACaggaaatatattttaataatgagTTTCTTTCTTCTTATCTTCGTCTccgtatataataataataataataataataataataataataataataatagggttcGCCAAAGGTCAGGTCCGCTTaaagataaatataatatttaaaaaaatattatttatatattaaaattgattattaaaatcaattaatatatatttatataaataatttattatttaatttatttttactatatattttatattgtacAAGATTTAAATTCATGCGTGGGTTGTTGGCCAAGTCAGTGAGAGAGAGATTGATACCATTTACTAACTCCGGATCTTTTTCTATCAAAATTTGGTTCCGCTATTTTCCACTGCGTAAGTTTCCTTTGGCTTCTTCCATTCTCTAGTTTTTTTTTCTCTCGTAAGTCTCTTTATTATTTTGCATGGACTGTTTTATTATTACTGGTcatatttaaaaagataataaaaaattagaggggaggggaggggaagggGAGATAAGTCTACAGAACctccttctttgtttctttctttttaaagtaTTTTAGGGGTATGAACTTGTCTCCAAAGAGGTTTGGAGCATGGTGTTTATCAAAATCAACGTAATCTAATGAATTCATGTGTTGGTGTCCTTGATCGCTAATCCAGTGTAATAGCATTTTGCCTGAAGAAAATTCTTAGTTTAATGTGAATAATATAAGTATCCAACGCGGTTTAACCTCCGAATTTTGGTTCATAAAACTGTGATTATCATGATCAGAGTGAGAATCTGCATTGTGATCTCTGTTTGAATCAAGTGTACAACGCATTCTTAAACTTTTACGTTCCAAGAGTAACAATGCTGCTAGTTTTACCTGTTTCTATAACAggctctatttttcttttctaataaaattgaaaaatagttTAATGTTGGTTATCACTGATAACCATTATCGAAGTTCAATGACTTTCTCTGACTGAGTTTAATTTAGCTTTTAAGGGTTTATCTAACACATTGTTGCTTTGATTACAGTTCTTGACTGGGAGGATTTGGAGAAGACTGTACTGAAGATGGGAACAAAAAAAGACAATGCCGTTGGAATGGGGACCTTATGTACCCATGCTTTCTATGATTTAAAGCATGTATCGCCGGCAGTATTTCTGTATCTGCTGAaagaatgttatttttatggtatGTGTACCTTCTCTATGCAATTTTACTTGTGTGCCAAGTGGTATTACAGGGACTTTCAGATGATGACTGCTACCTGTTTGCTGAAATGCTTCAATTAACCATGATAATTTGTTTCTCTCATACACTTAGCTAGACTGATTGCCATTTATTTTCCTATGTTTGTACAGTAAACATGTTCAACCCGTCTGAACCCTAGTACTTGAGGCATGTCTCGAGTATCCCCACGTCTAACCCCACGTCTAACGTTTCCCTTTTGTGCTGCAAATATCCATCATAGGCCATCATAGGATTTTTAGTGATAGTCTTTCTGTCATGTCCAAAGATTAATTTTCCAAACTCTCATTCTTCCACTTCTCGTACGAAGGTTATGCTGAGTGGTAGAATGAGAAGatatcatttcatttttttttttatatagggTCGATTTTTTTTGTGGTTAGTGGTGGGGCAGGGGAATGTTGTGATATGCAATCATCCAGTTTTTTTTTCGACTTTACATGTATGATGGCTTTTTTAATCTGTCATTGCCCATGTGTTTAAAGTGTTCACATTAGATTATAAAGTTTCTGAAAGTCATAAACAAGGGTGCACAAGAACAGGAAGGTGATTGTTTTGAAGTGCTGTAACTGAACATTTGTCTGAATCCAATATTTTATAATTTCAGATATAGGAGTTGTTGATAAAGTTTGTTGGCTACATTTAAATAAGTAGGAGAATTTCTTTACAATAATAACAAGTTAGCAAACATCTTTGTTGCAGTTGCATTTGATTATTCATTTGACTTCATGTGGTTCTGTCTCATCAACATACATTGTTTTTCTTACACTTCAACTTTGTTTCAATTCTAATGAAATTGCATAGGAACATGTAAGGCGACAGCAAAGTTCCGAGCACTTCAGTATCAAGTATGTCTTGTGCTCCAAAATGATCCAAAGCCTGGACCAGCAACTTTTACTGTTCAATGTCTATACTTGGCTCCTCTATTTGAAGATGATAGTCATGGATTTACCCATTTAATTATATCTGCTTTCCGCCGCTTTTTGAAAAGATCAAATACTTTGGAGGACTCCTTGGAAGTGAAAGATTTGGCTGCCCATCTAATTGTTGATATTATTAGGGGCCAGAGCTTTCATGATGAAAAGATTGTCATGAAACTATTGGAGACTTTTGatgtaaaattatcaaattttgagAAAGCAATGTGCCCAATTAAAGAAAATGATGGTGTAAGTTGTGGTACGGCAAAAGAATTTGTTGAGCGGTATATTGTTGAACTACTAGAATCCCAGCAGTATATAATAGCTGTCGCTTTAATGGAGCATTTCTCTATCAGTCATTATGGCCAGTCATTTCTCCTAGATATGATAAAGAGCAAACAATACAAAGCAGCAGAGAAGTGGGCGACGTATATGGGGAAGCCAATGCTATGCACCCTTATTGAGGAGTTCGTTGAGAAGAACATGCTAAAGGATGCCTATGAGATTatcaagaaaaataatttaaagcaGGATTTCCCGGATGTATACAAAAGGTGTAAGGAAAGGTTAGTGTATTTTACCTCAGTGGCTGTCTGATTTGTTGAAATCATAATAGATACAATTCCACCTCcccttttccttttttgttttattttcatttatatgATTACCTCATTGATTTGTAGCTCGCTAAAGAACTTAGCTGAGAAAGGATGTTGGGATGTGGCTGAGGCAAGAATAAATAATGATAGACAGCTTATGGAATATTTGGTGAGTAGTTATCGTTATCTTTTGCACAATGACTGTCATTCTACGTGCCTACTTAAACAAGTCTATACAGCTGGAGATTGTGCATAGAGTAAAGCTTTACTTTCGTTTTAAACTATCTCATTCAGTCTTCTTGTACTACATGGTGTCACCATTTTGTAACTGCTAACGTAAACTCGAATTTTTGTTGcttcctattttgattttattgtctATGGGCTCTTAGAGAACCTATTTCTTATTCTCCATTAGTTGCATGGTGCTTATCAGCAATCTTGGTTGGACAACGTCCTTTTGTGTCTTACTTAGCCAAAATATGAATTccatttttttaagtttattttttaccAGTTCTACAGCTTACATGTATATCAGTACGTATGTGCCTCGATTTCATCTTCGTACTACCCAACATGGAAACTATTTGAATTGATTATGGTGGAATAGTGGATATAATGAACAAAATATGTTGAATATCTTGAAACTGGAGTGAGGACAGAGAGGTTGATGATTTCTGTTCCTGATGTTGATGTCTGATTGAGTTGGCTTGAACAGTGTGAGGTGCTCAGGAGGCTATGAAGCCTGGAAGTGACCAAGTAACTTTGCTTGAAGGAAGTATTATTATTGCATCAAATGCGTAATTGAAAATGATTATAGCTTTATGCTAAAATAGTTGTGGAGCGTATAgatattatttactaatttccCATTGCAAtatcttagttctttcttgagaTATTCTTAGCCATTATTGGCCCAGTGAGTTCTTGAAAGATTGTGTTGTAATGGTTAGCATTTATCTTTTCAAGGTTTATTTGGCAATGGAAGCTGGTTACACAGAGAAAGTTGATGAATTATGCCAACGATACTCCCTTGACAGGTTTTTGGATATCAAACGTAAGCCATTTCAATTCTGAGCTTGGAGCTTGAAAAAacttgtaaaaaaaaaaggtgtAAAAAAGGGATTTCCATTTTATTCCTCAGTCTTGGAAGGAGCAATTTGATCGGTGGTATAGAGTTAAACTGTTTGGGCTGCAGTATTGCTAACCTATTTAGCCAGCTATGGAGTAAGTGCAGCCCATTTTTATTGTTAATTAGGCTGTGCCCACCTGTTTGACACACCTACCTTTGTGGATTGTTCTGCACATGCAGGAGCTTTTGTTATCAGCTCACGGTTGATGTTATTgctattttgtttaatttacattattgttatgtAGAATGTCAAATATCTGCACTGTTATCCTCAGATGACAAACACTATATCTTTTTGTCTTTTAGTACCTGAAACAACTATACAAGAAGGGCGTTATTTGCATCTTGATGAACTACTAGTTGAAGACATCATTTGGGTTGATGAAGTTGAAGGTTTGCTTGATGCAACAAGTCATATAGATGGTTTTAAAGTTGTCGGTCTTGATTGTGAATGGAAACCTAATTATGTAAAAGGCAGCAAGCCAAACAAGGTAAATTAAATTGATCTTTCTGATGGATTAGTGTTTCTCCATGCATTTTCCGTTTTCCCCCATTTATTTGAATCATATGAAATTAGTTGTTAGGATCCTAGCCTTCCAAGTTTCAAAGGTGAAACTCTTGATTATCCTGTTTTCCTTTCTCCATCAATTCTCTTTTTTCAGGTCTCAATCATGCAAATTGCATCTGAAAAGAAGGCTT includes:
- the LOC112710757 gene encoding uncharacterized protein, which encodes MGTKKDNAVGMGTLCTHAFYDLKHVSPAVFLYLLKECYFYGTCKATAKFRALQYQVCLVLQNDPKPGPATFTVQCLYLAPLFEDDSHGFTHLIISAFRRFLKRSNTLEDSLEVKDLAAHLIVDIIRGQSFHDEKIVMKLLETFDVKLSNFEKAMCPIKENDGVSCGTAKEFVERYIVELLESQQYIIAVALMEHFSISHYGQSFLLDMIKSKQYKAAEKWATYMGKPMLCTLIEEFVEKNMLKDAYEIIKKNNLKQDFPDVYKRCKESSLKNLAEKGCWDVAEARINNDRQLMEYLVYLAMEAGYTEKVDELCQRYSLDRFLDIKLPETTIQEGRYLHLDELLVEDIIWVDEVEGLLDATSHIDGFKVVGLDCEWKPNYVKGSKPNKVSIMQIASEKKAFIFDLIKLHSEVPDTLDDCLTHILMSPRILKLGYNFQCDTRQLAQSYPELKCFKNYELLLDIQNIFKEPRGGLARLTEKILGASLNKTRRNSNWEQRPLTPNQLEYAALDAVVLVHIFHHLSGQGNGKFEWKSHIVSHSETNKKSKKNSSRVEQT